In Pieris brassicae chromosome 12, ilPieBrab1.1, whole genome shotgun sequence, the genomic window GCCGCATTTCGTGCTGGCTCAAATCCAAGACCGCtttgtttatttctattagTCCTTTAAgactacaaatttaatgaacaCTTCAGTGTTAGGCGTAttcgtttaattttataaatggcTTCGTCTCGagttatacttatatattataattatacggAGTGTTCTAAACCATAAAAAATGTGTCGTGTTTTATGTAGTACATATTATAAGGCTGTCCGACGCACTAcgtcgtttttattttaattatgtgtaCTTTTATATGTAGTATAAATACCTTTATGTTAGGAAAATAGGCGGAATTCATAaggcatattaaaatatctaagtAAGTCTTCCAAGAATTGTTTGCTCTTATCGTGCCAACTTTTTAacgtataaaaaagtattcgCATCAAAGTAGTACGAACACctaaaaacttttaacttaGCTTATTTTAACCACCATAAATCACAGCGACATTTCACCGAAAAAAATGGTGAAAGCTAAAAATAACTGTCGACAAAAGTTGGAACCGCGACAGGCTTGTTGagctaaaatacattaatgcTGGGTCATTTTCaaagtaaatacatatatctattacaacatcaataattataattataatactgcCGGCATTAACACACGGTACACTACCACAGGGTCCAAAGtttcaaattttctttaagtttTCTATTAATCGCATGCTGTGGCAATCCAACTTCTTGGTAAAACAGGAAGAAGACACCTTAAGTGAACTAAATCTTGAGTTGCTACCTTGTGTAGTGAATATAAATGCAAGTGCGGTGAACTATATcttagattaaattatttgctagttttgtaaaaaactaagtaaacataatattactagactagaaataataattgtatagcTTAGTTTATAATTCAAGACGCACTCtcttttgtgaactttattgtaaaaacaagtttttttttatttttattattattattatgtaggtttaGATTGTAATTTCCTCTCGCGAAGAAAGAAACCCTAGGCGAGACATGTAACATCTCTGCTATCTCTGGGACTGTCGCCCCTTATGtgtaataatcattaaaatacctACCCAATATTGTGGTGATTTGTAAAgtcttaagttaaaaaaaaaactcaaaaatgaTGGTAAGattttagaattaatattatatgtattctgCTTTTcgtttagtataaataaaaaatgttattcttttttatttttgtgtcgTGTTCTTGCTTATGAGTACATATTGCCACCCCGCGGCCATAAATCTAACATTTTACGTGTCATTAGCGTGGATATTATAAAAGTGAATATATTCAACACagcgtaaataaatttatacggAAAGCATGAACATTTACTACACGAATTCATTTCGAAGGATGTGTGCATGTGCTTCCGTTTCATTCCATACGCCCACGGACCGCTAGTTTTCTACACAAAATTCTTtcataatatatctataagtataatttatttatttgactagtgttggcctagttcGATCTATTGctctgcaccaatggactttctttttatgtgcatATTTAAAATGCGCTCGAacagtaaaggaaaacatcgaaaggaaaccggcttcttttaaacctaaaaaatcgacggcttgtgtcaggcacagctgatcacctacatgcctattacattgacaaatcaagaaacagattcagaaatctgagacccagacctaaaagggttgtagcgccactgatttatttatttcactagAAAACAATGCATTGGAATACATGGTCGGTGCACAGGCTGTAAAGGGCAGCAGCACTATAGAGTGGGGTGGGAGAGTTTCCCTCTGGGGTGTCATACCGCTGTGGCGCGCCGCACCGCCGCTCGACACTATACTGGCTTTGAGGAAACCAACACCATCTGATTGTTGGCCTTTTAGGTACGCTTTATACGAAAGCTTTTCGATTATATTcagtaattgaaataattctaAAGCATTATTTTCCAGCAATTCAAGAtaagaatatttgtttaagatAAGAAGATAATTTCCGATTCTTATAAACACCTATATGCAGGCAATGTCATTGCTcggttattttaataatagcataatttatttaatttatactcaAACATCaggctattttttttaaaaaatgttattatatacataaaatgtaagtaaaaTATCCCACCATCTGATCTACTAGACAATTTTTCTTCTCGGCACAATTACACAATTTAGATCCTTGACATACCAAATCCAAATCTTGCAATTTCCTCGTGCACTTGACGGATCTGTATTTAGTTGAGTGGAAAATGAGATCTTACAAAAGTGTCTCCATTAAGACCGTAAATGAGACGTGAAATTGATGTCATCGAATTAACATTTCGTCTGAGCGTTTGTTCCTATTAACAATTCCGCAAAACGTTATATTAGACCAGGGTTTGTGCCagttatctatataaaaatatcagtgGTGCAAGCCGCCGATTTTTTTTGCAATCATGAGTCGCTTTATATGACAGAAGTGCAATGTAATTTAGACACTCAATTATTGTACATACAATATCTTCagatatatgtaattatatagAGTTAATTTACGATTAtgtaaagataattttaaaaagcctataaaaacatttttgtttggtTTAATCCAAGTTACCGAAAAAGTTAAAGcataaattactataaaacttcttaatttattaacctCAACACGCTAAAGcaaagtagaaataaagtatcttataatttattattacagtgGATCGACTGGCGAAATTATAATAGATGTTCCTCAATACGCTCAAGTGCACAGTATAAGTCTCGAACACATAAGACCAGACACAGCACAAAGTGCACCGAAGGACTTTATAGTTTACGTAAGTTTTATTTGCTGAACATTCGCAgagttaatgtaaaaattatatctgtTCTATTCTTTTatgactattaaaaaaactattttttataatacattgaaaAGTTAATTCGTGTCTAAAGTATATGTTGTCTCGTTTTAAGTAGCTTTAATGATAACCATACACATTTATAAGGGGTAAGTAATTAGGAATGCCATGAATGCCTATATTGTTTGAATAAAAAGTAGATTTTCCTTTACTGATGATTCTTTTCAGGGAATCCTAGAAAACGGTACCTGGATAAAAGCGACAGACGGAACATACTGGTATAATAAGCCCGCGAAACAATACTATTCATTAGACAATAGCGCTCCCTTAAAACGCATTGTTTTCAGAGTTCTGTCCAACCATGGCAATCAACAATATACTTGTGTTTACAGAGTTCATCTTTATAGCGATTCAAACACttgatttgtaataaaataaagtgttctactttaataacaattgtcttgtctattaaaataaataagaaattttaatattatatcctacagcttttaatttaagacGTATTACTTCtttgtattatacaaattgatatgCATCAATCGTCTTTAGTGCTTATATTTGaaagtaaatgtttaaattctAGTGCGTCAAATTAAGATTTTGCTTATAGTTTAGCATAGGTTACCAAGATATAGCTCAATAGCACCAGTCATCCGCATAGTATTATTGGGaataggtttaaaaaaaaatgtgtatctAATGGGATGGGAATTAACGTCAGACGAAACCATACATCTGATGCGCGTCAAAACAAAGCGTGCTTCGACGAATCTAACAAAACGATCCGTCATTTCTTATTAGTCCATTGAAATGTTACAATTTGAGGGCCAAACTGAACATTTGATAGAGGACGCAATTCTATTTGTGGGACATGTAGGGGGGGGGGTGTCAATACAAGCTTAACCTCAAGTTTGTGGGGTAAGCGCTCGTCCCTGGCCGCCATATTGGAAAAATGGTTGAAAACACGTTTTTGGCTAGATCTCCTAAGGTATCGTACATAAAATTTGTAGTCACTGTAGCAAATCGCTGTACATTCATAGGTACCACGAAATGTTATCTTAAATCAGAAATACTGAATCTTCATCGTAAAACAAGAATGTGACCAACATTCTTCATTATTATCTTAACAGTTTAAAACTTAACAAGTTTAATGGGAATGAAGTAAACAACAGATTtagtttttcaaatttttaatttgtaaacacAATGTTTACGACGCGGCCCATCCTTGGGCAGAGCCTCCCCAAGATGGAGCAGGCGCAGCGACCACAGGCGCGGCGGTGGTGCCCAACTCTTCTTGTacctgtaaaataattttatttaaaaaaatattatacacataTCAAATATgctgaattaataaaatgtgtaataGAATTGAACCTGAATGATCCTTCTACaagtttttttcttcattttcattcatttcttCATCTTCTTAAAAACcaactttaaatataactgtcaacattatttacccagatacaaatattgaaaatttaccCACACTCCATAAATGCGTGACAAAAACTACTGAACCTTTGATGTAACAACTCGACTGTTCCGTAAGTTGAAATATACCCAATTTTAATCAATAGAAATATGACACATCCATGGAGCGATAAGACATGTCTTAGTTGTATGTCCAATAGTATAACAATAGATGCAATAAATACCTGAGCAGCCCAATCGTCTTGAGCAGCCGGTGTGCCAAAAGCTGGTGCAGCAACTGGAGCAGACTCCTCAGCCCATGAAGTGACTGGTTCAGGCTCGATCCAATCTTCATGCACCGGGGGTGGGACCTCTGGCTTAACAGCAACAACAGcctaaaatgaaataaaacaaatggtaaGATTAAGTTTTATGTGCCAAGAATGTATTTAACTTTTCTTGTTGTTTCACATATAGAAATTTCACCTTTATAATAAAGGTCCCCATGCAGTTTTAGCCAATGAGACAACTGGCAATGT contains:
- the LOC123717422 gene encoding sperm-associated antigen 4 protein-like produces the protein MVGAQAVKGSSTIEWGGRVSLWGVIPLWRAAPPLDTILALRKPTPSDCWPFSGSTGEIIIDVPQYAQVHSISLEHIRPDTAQSAPKDFIVYGILENGTWIKATDGTYWYNKPAKQYYSLDNSAPLKRIVFRVLSNHGNQQYTCVYRVHLYSDSNT